In Rhinatrema bivittatum chromosome 1, aRhiBiv1.1, whole genome shotgun sequence, a single genomic region encodes these proteins:
- the LOC115098496 gene encoding olfactory receptor 1F1-like, which translates to MERGNRTPVTEFTLLGLSDLPQHQPFLFVLFLCMYLITLAGNILIISVIKADHQLHTPMYYFLGNFSFVDICLSSVTVPKLLANIFSERKSIYFTSCIAQLYFFLLAATMEDLLLGVMAFDRYMAICNPLRYPVVMNSRFCALLVASCWVISSLHALIYSVMASRLPFCGSTTICHFFCDIPPLLKLSCADTTTYELVIFTEGSLVVMSPCLLIIVSYVWIISAILKVPSKEGRRKAFSTCSSHLMVVILFYGTAIFTYFRPSSIYSLDYDRVVSVMYTIVTPMLNPFIYSLRNNEVKGALWRVTRRIFQKI; encoded by the coding sequence ATGGAAAGGGGAAACAGAACCCCAGTGACTGAATTCACTCTGCTAGGACTCTCAGACCTGCCACAACATCAGCCATTTCTCTTTGTGCTGTTCCTGTGTATGTATCTGATCACTCTGGCTGGAAACATTCTTATCATTTCTGTGATCAAAGCTGACCATCAGCTTCACACCCCCATGTACTACTTTCTGGGCAATTTCTCTTTTGTAGACATCTGCCTCTCATCAGTCACTGTCCCCAAACTTCTGGCCAACATCTTCTCTGAAAGAAAAAGCATTTATTTTACTAGCTGCATTGCCCAGCTATATTTTTTCCTTCTTGCTGCAACTATGGAAGATCTTCTGCTTGGGGTCATGGCTTTTGACCGCTACATGGCAATCTGTAACCCACTGCGTTATCCTGTTGTGATGAACTCAAGGTTTTGTGCTCTTCTGGTGGCTTCCTGCTGGGTTATTTCTTCCCTGCATGCATTGATATACAGTGTCATGGCATCAAGGCTCCCCTTCTGTGGATCCACTACCATCTGCCACTTCTTCTGTGACATCCCGCCATTGCTGAAGCTTTCCTGCGCTGACACTACTACATATGAGCTGGTCATTTTCACTGAGGGGTCTTTGGTGGTTATGAGCCCTTGTCTTCTGATCATAGTCTCCTATGTTTGGATCATCTCTGCCATTTTGAAGGTGCCATccaaggaaggaaggagaaaagcattttccacctgctcctcccacctcatgGTAGTCATCTTATTTTATGGCACAGCTATCTTCACGTATTTTCGGCCTTCATCTATTTATTCCTTGGATTATGACCGGGTTGTGAGTGTGATGTATACTATTGTCACGCCTATGCTCAATCCTTTTATTTACAGTCTGAGAAATAATGAGGTAAAGGGAGCTCTATGGAGAGTCACCAGGAGGatatttcagaaaatataa